In a single window of the Pseudorca crassidens isolate mPseCra1 chromosome 9, mPseCra1.hap1, whole genome shotgun sequence genome:
- the IZUMO1R gene encoding sperm-egg fusion protein Juno, giving the protein MGCWWQLLLGLWAVPPTWAGRELLNVCMNAKPHKPAPSPEAKLYEECIPWKDSACCTANTSWEAHLDVSLLYNFSLVHCGLMMPDCQKHFLQAICFYECSPNLGPWIRRLDPRGQAERILDAPLCREDCEQWWADCRTSYTCKSNWHGGWTWSRGKPRCPARALCHPFLHYFPTPADLCEKIWSNSFKASPEHRTSGRCLQKWFKPAGGNPNVAVARLFASPASSWGLSDTLLAFSLFLLLLSRELLLLAHTPVLPQLWARPGHGSLLP; this is encoded by the exons ATGGGGTGTTGGTGGCAGCTCCTGCTGGGGCTGTGGGCAGTCCCACCCACGTGGGCTGGGCGCGAGCTGCTCAACGTCTGCATGAACGCCAAGCCCCACAAGCCAGCGCCCAGCCCGGAGGCCAAGCTCTACGAGGAG TGCATCCCCTGGAAGGACAGCGCCTGCTGCACGGCCAACACGAGCTGGGAAGCCCACCTGGATGTGTCCCTGCTCTACAACTTCAGCTTGGTTCACTGCGGATTGATGATGCCGGACTGTCAGAAGCACTTCCTGCAGGCCATCTGCTTCTACGAGTGCTCCCCCAACCTGGGACCTTGGATCCGGCGG CTGGACCCGCGTGGGCAGGCGGAGCGGATTCTGGACGCGCCCCTGTGCCGGGAGGACTGTGAACAGTGGTGGGCTGACTGCCGCACATCCTACACCTGCAAATCCAACTGGCACGGAGGCTGGACCTGGAGTCGGG GGAAGCCCCGCTGCCCTGCCAGGGCCCTCTGCCACCCTTTCCTGCATTACTTCCCCACCCCGGCTGACCTATGTGAGAAGATCTGGAGCAACTCCTTCAAGGCAAGCCCGGAGCATAGGACCAGCGGGCGGTGTCTGCAGAAGTGGTTCAAGCCTGCCGGGGGCAACCCCAATGTGGCTGTGGCCCGCCTCTTCGCCAGCCCTGCCTCGTCCTGGGGGCTCTCTGACACGCTCCTGGCTTTCTCTCTGTTCCTGCTGCTTCTTTCCCGAGAGCTGCTCCTCCTTGCACACACTCCTGTGCTCCCCCAGCTGTGGGCCAGGCCCGGCCACGGCAGCCTCCTTCCTTAG